The following proteins are encoded in a genomic region of Necator americanus strain Aroian chromosome II, whole genome shotgun sequence:
- a CDS encoding hypothetical protein (NECATOR_CHRII.G6463.T1), producing MNLFAPLTDVAVVPKFFAGSDHRRLRGRLSFIRTIIDWDLFASLVEFWEDTAMDNIDDEYDRLVEHLHN from the coding sequence cctgacggatgtcgctgttgtaccaaagttctttGCGGGATCGGATCATCGCCGCCTACGAGGAAGACTCTCTTTCATACGGACAATCATcgactgggatctcttcgcttcGCTAGTCGAattttgggaagataccgctatggacaacatcgacgacgaatatgaTCGGCTCGTAGAGCATCTTCACAACTGA